One window of the Leptospira koniambonensis genome contains the following:
- a CDS encoding peroxiredoxin — MALRLGDVAPDFQAETSEGPIDFHKYLGEGWGILFSHPKDYTPVCTTELGYVAKIKPEFEKRNVKVLALSVDPVDSHKGWIGDINETQNTTVNYPIIADADKKVSGLYDMIHPNASETTTVRSVFVIGPDKKVKLTLTYPASTGRNFDELLRVIDSLQLTANYSVATPANWKHGEDVIIVPSVSDEDAEKKFPKGFKKIKPYLRYTPQPNK; from the coding sequence ATGGCACTTAGATTAGGTGATGTGGCCCCGGATTTCCAGGCAGAAACTTCCGAAGGACCGATAGATTTTCATAAATATTTGGGAGAAGGTTGGGGGATCTTATTTTCGCACCCGAAAGATTATACTCCCGTTTGTACTACAGAACTTGGTTATGTTGCGAAGATTAAACCGGAATTCGAAAAGAGAAATGTTAAGGTTCTCGCGTTATCTGTGGATCCAGTAGATTCTCATAAGGGTTGGATCGGAGATATCAACGAAACCCAAAACACTACTGTAAACTATCCAATCATTGCAGACGCGGATAAAAAAGTTTCAGGTCTTTATGATATGATCCATCCGAATGCGAGCGAAACCACTACTGTTCGTTCTGTGTTCGTGATTGGTCCGGATAAAAAAGTGAAGCTAACCTTGACTTATCCTGCATCTACTGGAAGGAACTTCGATGAACTTTTACGAGTGATCGATTCTTTACAACTGACTGCGAATTACAGCGTTGCTACACCTGCAAACTGGAAACACGGAGAGGATGTGATCATAGTTCCTTCTGTTTCTGATGAAGATGCTGAGAAAAAATTCCCAAAAGGTTTTAAGAAGATTAAACCTTACTTGAGATACACTCCTCAGCCGAACAAATAA
- the nusG gene encoding transcription termination/antitermination protein NusG, translating into MADLKWYALQTYSGHENKVQKNLEKLIQQRKLEEKISQVRIPTMEVAEMKNGKKKVTKKKLMPGYVLVEMDMDEDLRFMIQSLPSVSTFVGSKDGGPEPLSVDEVKNLFAETGEFQSEEPVTPRLLFKVGDSLKIIDGPFANFTGVVDEIFPDKGRLRVKVEIFGRSTPVELDYLQVKTEP; encoded by the coding sequence ATGGCTGATTTGAAATGGTATGCGTTACAGACTTATTCCGGTCACGAGAATAAGGTCCAGAAAAATCTGGAAAAGCTGATCCAACAGCGTAAGCTGGAGGAGAAGATTTCTCAAGTGCGTATTCCTACCATGGAAGTCGCCGAGATGAAGAACGGCAAAAAGAAGGTCACTAAGAAGAAACTTATGCCGGGCTATGTTCTTGTTGAAATGGATATGGACGAAGACCTTCGATTCATGATCCAAAGTCTTCCTTCTGTTTCTACTTTTGTAGGATCAAAAGATGGAGGACCTGAACCTCTTTCCGTAGACGAAGTGAAAAATCTTTTCGCGGAAACCGGAGAGTTCCAATCTGAGGAGCCAGTTACTCCTAGATTGTTGTTTAAAGTGGGAGATAGCCTGAAGATTATCGATGGCCCTTTCGCGAATTTTACTGGAGTCGTAGACGAGATCTTCCCAGACAAAGGGAGACTCAGAGTGAAGGTGGAGATTTTCGGACGCTCTACCCCTGTGGAATTAGATTATCTACAGGTCAAAACCGAACCCTGA
- a CDS encoding ankyrin repeat domain-containing protein codes for MNIFTSKFTSVSFYVRSGLLLFVIFLASCISPQYTVGGGNPYPSDFVYKGDLFGLQTCLRSGYSVDTRDPFTRNFTPLMIAAREGEVEIAEFLVRSGADINAKTRDGHTALMMAVYNRNLDIVKLLLKNGANVHIKSKQGHTAFSEASLEEAIQIKELLLPYEIGPKR; via the coding sequence ATGAATATTTTCACTTCCAAATTTACATCTGTTTCTTTTTACGTTAGGAGCGGCTTGCTTCTTTTCGTGATTTTTTTAGCGAGTTGTATTTCTCCTCAGTACACAGTTGGAGGAGGAAATCCTTATCCTTCTGACTTTGTTTATAAAGGAGATCTTTTTGGATTACAAACTTGTTTGAGGTCAGGTTATTCTGTAGATACTAGAGATCCATTTACTAGAAATTTTACTCCTTTGATGATCGCGGCAAGAGAAGGAGAAGTGGAGATCGCAGAATTTTTAGTTAGAAGCGGTGCAGATATCAATGCCAAAACTAGGGACGGTCATACTGCTCTAATGATGGCCGTTTATAATCGGAACTTGGATATAGTAAAACTTCTTCTGAAGAATGGAGCGAATGTACATATCAAAAGTAAACAAGGGCATACTGCATTTTCGGAAGCAAGTTTAGAAGAAGCGATCCAGATCAAAGAGTTACTTCTTCCTTATGAGATCGGTCCAAAAAGATGA
- a CDS encoding DUF2071 domain-containing protein — MFSFLKKHPFAVQAFFESSTVLTFALPKEKLASMIPECLELDTFEDRYAFIAVALVKTKKLRPKGFPEFMGSDFFLIGYRIFVKYLTNTNRRLRGLYILKSETDKRRMQFFGSIFTSYNYSLANITQKYQEDRVEIRSDLSGFRIITSDSGENIPLPETSPFKDWKEARKFAGPMPFTFTYDPQKRQVLLIEGVRQNWTPEPIRILEYNIPFLKEKGLEEAILANSFIIRNVPYYWKKGKVEFWKP, encoded by the coding sequence ATGTTTTCCTTTCTGAAAAAACATCCCTTTGCTGTTCAGGCATTTTTCGAAAGTTCGACCGTCCTGACTTTTGCATTACCTAAAGAAAAACTTGCCTCTATGATCCCAGAATGTTTAGAGTTAGATACATTCGAAGATCGTTATGCGTTTATTGCAGTAGCTTTGGTGAAGACAAAAAAGTTAAGACCTAAAGGATTTCCTGAATTCATGGGTAGTGATTTTTTTCTAATCGGATATCGTATTTTTGTAAAATATCTTACGAATACCAATCGGAGACTTAGGGGGTTGTATATTCTGAAATCCGAAACGGATAAAAGGAGAATGCAATTCTTTGGAAGTATATTCACGAGTTATAATTATTCATTGGCTAATATTACCCAAAAATATCAGGAAGACAGAGTGGAAATCAGATCCGATCTTTCCGGTTTTCGAATCATTACTTCTGATTCTGGCGAGAATATTCCTCTCCCGGAAACTTCTCCTTTTAAAGATTGGAAAGAAGCTCGAAAATTTGCCGGTCCCATGCCGTTTACTTTTACTTATGATCCCCAAAAACGTCAGGTCTTATTGATAGAAGGAGTCAGACAAAATTGGACTCCGGAACCTATTCGAATTTTAGAATATAATATCCCTTTTTTAAAGGAGAAAGGTTTAGAAGAGGCTATTCTTGCGAATTCGTTTATTATCAGGAATGTTCCATATTATTGGAAAAAAGGAAAGGTGGAATTTTGGAAACCTTAA
- a CDS encoding sterol desaturase family protein, with translation MAINACDFGWECVRNFGLFQLSMNFIRYYPLAGLAFFIFWVWKKGYFEKYRIQKNFPKWEKVVYEIKQSAVTMVMFSLVAVISFSLQKLGYLPRALYFDISERGWAYAVLSYILITIWHETWFYWAHRLMHHKKVYTFVHAIHHKSVNPSPLAAYNFHWAEAFLEAIYVVPFISLVPIHFGVFIFHTFYAMIMNVWWHLGYEFFPKGWASHPITKWINTSTHHNLHHQKFHGNYSLYFNFWDRIMGTNFPNYETYFDEVAEKKEGYEKNSVGAEIGFAK, from the coding sequence ATGGCAATCAACGCTTGTGATTTCGGTTGGGAATGTGTTCGGAATTTCGGACTATTCCAACTTTCAATGAACTTTATTAGATACTATCCTTTAGCAGGACTTGCATTCTTTATATTCTGGGTTTGGAAAAAAGGATACTTCGAGAAATATAGGATCCAGAAAAATTTCCCAAAATGGGAGAAGGTAGTATACGAGATCAAACAATCTGCAGTTACAATGGTAATGTTCAGTTTGGTTGCAGTAATCTCTTTCAGCCTTCAAAAATTAGGATATCTTCCGAGAGCACTTTACTTCGATATCTCCGAAAGAGGTTGGGCTTACGCGGTCCTAAGTTATATCTTGATCACAATCTGGCACGAGACTTGGTTCTATTGGGCTCATAGGTTAATGCATCACAAAAAAGTTTATACCTTTGTGCATGCAATCCATCATAAATCTGTAAACCCTTCTCCTTTAGCCGCTTATAATTTTCATTGGGCAGAAGCTTTTCTAGAAGCAATCTATGTAGTGCCATTCATTAGCCTGGTTCCGATCCATTTCGGAGTATTTATATTCCATACATTCTATGCGATGATAATGAATGTTTGGTGGCATTTAGGATATGAATTTTTCCCAAAAGGTTGGGCAAGTCATCCAATCACAAAATGGATCAATACTTCTACCCATCATAACCTTCATCACCAAAAGTTTCACGGGAATTACAGTCTCTATTTTAATTTCTGGGATAGGATTATGGGAACAAATTTCCCGAATTACGAAACCTATTTTGATGAAGTAGCAGAGAAGAAGGAAGGTTACGAGAAAAATTCAGTTGGTGCTGAGATCGGATTTGCGAAGTAG
- the rplJ gene encoding 50S ribosomal protein L10: MPSQEKIEAVAELKGRLEKRSDFILASYSGLTVEEITNLRAKLRKEGSEMKVIKNNLFLLALKESEKHKDKNIAFGSEYQGPLAAIFSDANLPNAAKILKEYAKTNKNLILKAGYLDGSVLNSEDVEAIAGLPSREQLLAQIAGGINGPARSIASGLNQIIAGLARAIQAVAEKNNQ; the protein is encoded by the coding sequence ATGCCCAGCCAGGAAAAAATTGAAGCAGTTGCCGAATTAAAAGGCAGATTAGAAAAACGTAGCGACTTTATCCTAGCCAGCTACAGCGGACTCACAGTAGAAGAGATCACAAATCTTCGCGCGAAACTTCGTAAAGAAGGATCCGAGATGAAAGTGATCAAGAACAATCTCTTCTTACTCGCACTTAAAGAATCCGAGAAGCATAAGGATAAGAACATCGCCTTTGGATCCGAATACCAAGGACCTCTAGCGGCGATTTTCTCTGACGCGAATCTTCCAAACGCAGCGAAGATCCTAAAAGAATACGCTAAGACGAATAAAAATCTTATTCTGAAAGCGGGATACTTAGATGGATCCGTTCTGAATTCAGAAGATGTGGAAGCAATCGCAGGTCTTCCGTCAAGAGAGCAACTCTTGGCTCAGATCGCAGGCGGTATCAATGGTCCGGCAAGAAGTATCGCTTCTGGTCTAAACCAAATTATCGCAGGACTTGCAAGAGCTATCCAAGCAGTCGCAGAGAAGAACAATCAGTAA
- the rplK gene encoding 50S ribosomal protein L11, whose product MAAKKVVKQIKLQVEAGKANPAPPVGPALGQAGLNIMEFCKQFNERSKSQIGYKLPVVITVFSDRSFTFITKSPPAALLVKKAIGLESGSATPHTTKVGKISRKQLEEIAKTKMEDLNANDLDAAVQIIAGTCRSMGVTVEG is encoded by the coding sequence ATGGCAGCAAAAAAAGTAGTAAAGCAGATTAAGCTCCAGGTTGAAGCCGGTAAGGCCAACCCTGCTCCTCCAGTCGGACCGGCTCTCGGTCAGGCAGGATTGAACATCATGGAGTTCTGCAAGCAGTTCAACGAAAGAAGTAAGTCCCAAATCGGGTACAAACTTCCGGTTGTAATCACAGTATTCTCCGACAGGAGTTTTACATTCATTACCAAGTCTCCTCCGGCAGCTCTTCTTGTTAAGAAAGCGATCGGATTAGAATCTGGTTCCGCAACTCCTCATACCACTAAGGTTGGGAAGATTTCTCGTAAGCAATTAGAAGAAATTGCTAAAACCAAAATGGAAGACTTAAACGCGAATGATCTGGACGCAGCTGTTCAAATTATCGCTGGGACTTGTCGTTCTATGGGCGTTACGGTAGAGGGTTAA
- a CDS encoding twitching motility protein PilT, which produces MSAVLVDTSVWINHLRKSDPKLVELLGLGLVRRHPMVEGELSLGNFKNKNSFLTEYAQLKEVPIANHKETMIFSERNSLAGLGIGWIDAHLLASCVLGSAKLYSADLSLVKAAEKVGIAEITA; this is translated from the coding sequence ATGAGTGCAGTGCTCGTAGATACTTCTGTTTGGATCAATCATCTCAGAAAATCAGATCCCAAACTGGTAGAATTACTGGGCCTTGGCTTAGTTCGACGTCATCCTATGGTTGAGGGAGAACTCAGTTTGGGAAATTTTAAAAATAAGAATTCTTTTCTAACCGAATATGCCCAATTGAAAGAAGTTCCGATCGCAAACCATAAAGAGACCATGATATTTTCGGAAAGAAATTCATTGGCTGGGCTCGGAATCGGCTGGATAGACGCACATTTGCTTGCAAGTTGCGTATTAGGAAGTGCAAAATTATATTCTGCAGATCTATCTTTAGTTAAGGCTGCGGAGAAGGTTGGCATCGCGGAAATTACAGCATGA
- a CDS encoding helix-turn-helix domain-containing protein — MNQFGIQSYTSLFLVFSIGLAFLFSLGEIFSSPRGEKQNLLAFIFFLVGIFLTHAFLLTCKMIIFFPSLYLTHLPVSGLMGPFIERYLLLAMGSTPESKKIFYLKMIPALVIFLWMSPFYFSGGPEKIELLKSLQETGLPLFLKIPVLSTMGVMFAFLLSTFFRLFWGFRFSVIYKDARMLTIFGVSVCILIILLYGSISVILGSIRGLEGVGSLVGVFLCSLYILRQGFPEFFLEVQRVVEEEKKYRASQLVGLDLEDIKQNLENLFQKEKVFLREDLTLGFLAGKLEISTHQLSEYLNNEIGKNFFQLLNEYRVEEAKKKIESDPAEVLLSIAYSSGFGSKSSFNEVFRKETGFTPSEYRNKIRKNKSK, encoded by the coding sequence ATGAATCAGTTTGGGATCCAATCTTACACTTCTCTTTTTTTAGTCTTTTCGATCGGACTCGCGTTTTTGTTTTCCTTGGGAGAAATTTTTTCTTCTCCAAGAGGAGAAAAACAAAACTTATTAGCCTTTATCTTCTTCTTAGTAGGGATCTTTCTCACTCACGCGTTCTTGCTAACTTGCAAGATGATCATCTTCTTCCCGAGTCTGTATCTAACACATCTTCCTGTGTCTGGACTCATGGGGCCTTTTATAGAACGTTATCTTCTGCTTGCCATGGGAAGCACGCCGGAGTCCAAAAAAATATTTTATCTAAAGATGATCCCTGCTCTTGTTATATTTCTATGGATGTCTCCTTTTTATTTTTCAGGAGGCCCGGAAAAGATCGAATTACTTAAAAGCCTTCAGGAAACTGGCCTTCCATTATTTTTAAAAATCCCAGTGCTAAGCACAATGGGAGTGATGTTTGCCTTCTTGTTATCCACATTCTTCCGTTTGTTTTGGGGTTTCCGATTCTCGGTTATATACAAGGATGCGAGAATGCTTACGATCTTCGGAGTAAGCGTCTGTATTTTGATCATATTATTATATGGATCCATATCCGTAATTTTAGGATCTATCAGAGGTTTAGAAGGAGTTGGTTCTTTAGTCGGGGTCTTCTTATGCTCTTTGTATATTCTTCGCCAAGGATTTCCTGAATTTTTCTTAGAAGTTCAAAGAGTAGTAGAAGAAGAAAAAAAATACAGAGCCTCACAACTTGTTGGTCTAGACCTAGAAGATATAAAACAAAACTTAGAAAACTTATTTCAAAAGGAGAAGGTATTCTTAAGGGAAGATCTTACCCTCGGATTTTTGGCAGGAAAATTAGAGATAAGCACCCACCAACTTTCAGAATATCTGAACAATGAAATTGGAAAAAATTTCTTTCAATTATTGAATGAATACAGGGTAGAAGAGGCAAAAAAGAAAATCGAATCTGATCCTGCTGAAGTGTTATTGTCCATAGCCTACTCTTCAGGATTTGGCTCCAAATCCTCTTTTAATGAGGTTTTTCGAAAGGAAACCGGGTTTACGCCATCCGAATACAGAAATAAGATCCGCAAAAATAAGTCCAAATAG
- a CDS encoding DoxX-like family protein: MKRSASGNIFQIVTNLLIVSVWFVNGLVCKVLDLVPRHREIVARILGAEFSWILTKLIGVSEILMAIWILSGIRPVFNVWAQITIVMVMNVLEFFLVPDLLLWGRANILFASTFCIFVLYSHKNKP, from the coding sequence ATGAAACGATCCGCTTCCGGAAATATTTTTCAAATTGTCACGAATCTTTTAATTGTTTCGGTTTGGTTTGTGAATGGGCTCGTTTGTAAGGTTTTGGATTTGGTTCCTAGGCATCGTGAAATCGTAGCGAGAATTTTAGGAGCCGAATTTTCTTGGATCTTAACCAAACTAATTGGAGTTTCGGAAATTCTAATGGCGATTTGGATATTAAGCGGGATTCGACCTGTATTTAATGTTTGGGCACAAATCACAATCGTAATGGTCATGAATGTTTTAGAATTCTTTTTAGTTCCCGATCTACTTTTATGGGGAAGGGCGAATATACTGTTCGCTTCTACATTCTGTATTTTTGTCTTATATTCGCATAAGAATAAACCCTAA
- the secE gene encoding preprotein translocase subunit SecE: MKFGAFVQECREELKKVQWPNRQEVMQSTIVVLVTVLFFSAFLFFSDTAIVKLLTGFWNL, translated from the coding sequence GTGAAGTTTGGCGCATTTGTACAAGAATGTAGAGAAGAACTTAAAAAAGTTCAATGGCCGAATAGACAAGAGGTGATGCAGTCCACCATCGTTGTTCTAGTCACGGTGTTATTTTTCTCTGCCTTTCTATTCTTTTCGGATACTGCGATTGTAAAGTTGCTTACCGGATTCTGGAATCTGTAA
- a CDS encoding type II toxin-antitoxin system VapB family antitoxin: MIAVKTTLYIPDELISSAQDYTGILEKTRLVQEGLRALIREKSAERMALLGGSDPKAEGPTRKKISK, encoded by the coding sequence ATGATAGCTGTCAAAACCACATTATATATTCCAGACGAGCTGATCTCCAGTGCACAAGACTATACCGGGATCCTAGAAAAGACACGTCTCGTCCAAGAAGGATTGCGCGCACTTATTCGAGAAAAATCCGCAGAAAGAATGGCTCTCCTAGGTGGAAGCGATCCAAAAGCAGAAGGCCCTACCCGCAAAAAAATCTCTAAATGA
- a CDS encoding class I SAM-dependent methyltransferase translates to MEKRKGGILETLRGTYQGVWNVVRFNWHYYAISFFILFGSVSISALLPKLQYFFYSFGFCGFILIFITLAVTHHIYDRSNLYELNWLNDWIDGSEKTILNVHAGFDETSHLLKNKFPNSELIVFDFYDPKLHTEVSIKRARKVYPPFPGTKKISTSYFPLEDGSLDCIFIILSAHEIRNDRERGIFFLELKRVLKPNGKIVVTEHLRDTANFLVYFIGFFHFFSKTSWLETFANAGLIQIGEKKITRFIRTFILQKNGITL, encoded by the coding sequence TTGGAAAAAAGGAAAGGTGGAATTTTGGAAACCTTAAGAGGTACTTACCAAGGAGTCTGGAATGTTGTCAGATTCAATTGGCATTACTATGCAATTTCCTTCTTTATACTTTTTGGGTCCGTTTCGATATCCGCTTTATTACCTAAGCTTCAGTACTTCTTTTATTCTTTCGGATTTTGCGGATTCATATTAATTTTCATTACGTTAGCAGTTACTCATCATATTTATGACAGATCCAATTTGTATGAATTAAATTGGTTAAACGATTGGATCGACGGCTCAGAAAAAACGATCCTGAATGTGCATGCTGGTTTTGACGAAACTAGTCATTTATTAAAGAATAAGTTTCCAAATTCGGAACTTATAGTCTTTGATTTTTACGATCCTAAACTACATACCGAAGTTTCTATAAAAAGAGCGAGAAAAGTTTATCCTCCATTTCCTGGTACGAAAAAAATTTCTACTTCTTACTTTCCGTTGGAAGATGGATCCCTTGATTGTATTTTTATAATTTTGAGTGCTCATGAGATCAGGAATGATCGTGAAAGAGGGATCTTTTTTTTGGAACTAAAACGAGTCTTAAAACCTAATGGAAAAATTGTAGTAACAGAACATTTGCGGGATACGGCGAATTTCCTGGTTTATTTCATTGGCTTTTTTCATTTTTTTTCCAAAACTTCTTGGTTAGAGACATTTGCGAACGCAGGTTTGATACAAATTGGAGAAAAAAAGATTACCCGATTTATCCGGACTTTTATACTTCAGAAGAATGGAATTACATTATAA
- a CDS encoding DJ-1/PfpI family protein: protein MQEPFNIGLLIFPDLTPLDFVGPYEVFSRMKDSKVYVIAETKEPIPSERGLFILPDKSLDENIDLDLILIPGGLGVNRLMENEKILNWLREKSKSSKYVSSVCTGSLVLAAAGLLNGYKATTHWLSLDVLKLFPEIDVKEDRVIIDRDRITGGGVTAGIDFALQVVAEIQGQKAAEEIQLMIEYNPKPPFLSGHPSIANPDLVSETINSKKKAQDLRKEIAARSIQRLSKP from the coding sequence ATGCAAGAACCGTTCAATATAGGATTACTTATCTTTCCGGATCTGACCCCACTGGATTTTGTAGGTCCTTATGAAGTATTTTCCAGAATGAAAGATTCCAAAGTTTATGTAATCGCCGAAACGAAGGAACCAATTCCATCTGAAAGAGGGCTTTTCATTCTTCCAGATAAAAGTTTAGATGAAAATATAGATTTGGATTTGATCTTAATTCCGGGTGGACTCGGAGTGAATCGACTCATGGAAAATGAGAAGATCCTGAACTGGCTGAGAGAAAAATCAAAATCCTCGAAATACGTTAGTTCTGTATGCACCGGCTCTTTAGTTTTAGCGGCCGCAGGTTTATTAAACGGATACAAAGCAACCACACATTGGCTCTCTCTGGATGTGCTAAAACTTTTTCCAGAAATTGATGTGAAAGAAGATAGAGTAATCATAGACCGAGACCGAATTACCGGAGGTGGAGTCACTGCTGGGATTGATTTTGCCCTCCAGGTTGTGGCAGAGATCCAAGGGCAAAAAGCCGCGGAAGAAATCCAACTTATGATAGAATACAATCCTAAACCTCCATTCCTAAGTGGACATCCTAGTATAGCAAATCCAGACCTTGTGTCAGAAACTATAAATTCTAAGAAAAAGGCCCAAGATCTTAGAAAAGAGATCGCCGCCAGGTCTATCCAAAGACTTTCCAAACCTTGA
- the rplA gene encoding 50S ribosomal protein L1, which produces MKRGKKYRAAKEKVDATKVYPIDKAVELAQATSYSKFDGTIEISTKVNYKSLQNVRGTISLPHGTGKLVRVLVFCKGDKQNDAKNAGAEFVGDMDLIEKVAGGWTDFDACVATPDMMKEVGKLGPILGRKGLMPKPKAGTVTNDVAKAVGELKSGRIEYRPDKGGVVHLGVGKVSFDHTKLVENIRTVVQTLLRDKPSDAKGDYLKTFSVSPTMGAGVKVDVKELVNTSL; this is translated from the coding sequence ATGAAACGCGGAAAAAAATATCGCGCGGCTAAAGAGAAAGTCGACGCAACTAAAGTTTATCCGATCGATAAAGCTGTAGAATTAGCTCAGGCTACTTCTTATTCTAAGTTCGACGGAACGATCGAAATCTCTACGAAAGTAAATTATAAATCTCTCCAAAACGTGAGGGGAACTATTTCTCTTCCTCACGGAACCGGTAAACTGGTTCGGGTTCTTGTTTTCTGTAAAGGAGACAAACAAAACGACGCGAAAAACGCAGGTGCGGAATTCGTGGGCGATATGGACCTGATCGAGAAAGTTGCTGGCGGTTGGACTGACTTTGATGCTTGCGTTGCTACTCCTGATATGATGAAGGAAGTAGGTAAGCTGGGACCGATCTTAGGACGTAAGGGTTTAATGCCTAAGCCTAAGGCTGGAACAGTTACTAACGATGTAGCTAAAGCAGTTGGCGAACTAAAATCAGGACGTATTGAATATCGTCCAGATAAAGGCGGAGTCGTTCACCTAGGTGTTGGTAAAGTCAGTTTTGATCATACCAAACTAGTAGAAAACATTCGTACAGTAGTTCAAACTCTTCTCCGAGACAAACCTTCGGATGCAAAGGGTGATTATCTGAAAACTTTCTCCGTTTCCCCAACTATGGGTGCCGGTGTGAAAGTAGACGTTAAGGAACTGGTCAACACGTCCCTCTAA
- a CDS encoding VanW family protein gives MNSDPFDFKKRVIRSSARMFFGTLYFRIKRRILWILQRSNFAKNRSSENFPFLIFEHESPLLRKLKDVEMILQYNKIKNLEIASNCLNGLIIEPGKVFSFWRLVGKPTSNRGFLPGMQLRNGGFYAKTGGGLCQMTNLIYWLTLHSPLTVIERWRHSFDVFPDSKRTLPFGSGATCAYNYIDLQIRNDTKAEYQLKVWLEGDFLKGEWRSNLPGAFSYEVYESKHQFRGEPWGGYTRRNEIRRKIFEDGSLVEDQFITENTAWVMYDPLLPE, from the coding sequence ATGAATTCTGATCCATTTGATTTTAAAAAAAGAGTCATTCGCTCTTCTGCCAGAATGTTTTTTGGGACCCTGTATTTTAGAATAAAGAGAAGAATATTATGGATATTGCAAAGATCTAATTTTGCAAAAAATAGATCTTCAGAAAATTTTCCCTTCTTGATTTTCGAACATGAGTCTCCTCTTCTTCGAAAATTAAAAGATGTAGAGATGATCTTACAATATAACAAAATCAAAAATTTGGAAATTGCCTCTAATTGTTTGAATGGCTTGATTATAGAACCTGGCAAGGTGTTTTCATTTTGGCGTTTAGTAGGTAAACCAACTTCAAACAGAGGATTTTTACCTGGCATGCAACTTCGTAATGGAGGGTTCTACGCAAAGACAGGTGGAGGTCTATGCCAAATGACTAACTTGATCTATTGGCTGACTCTCCATTCTCCTTTAACTGTAATTGAAAGATGGAGGCATAGTTTCGATGTATTTCCTGATTCAAAACGCACCTTACCATTCGGGTCAGGAGCAACATGTGCTTATAATTATATAGATCTACAGATCCGGAACGATACAAAGGCTGAATACCAGCTTAAGGTATGGTTAGAAGGTGATTTTCTAAAAGGAGAATGGAGATCTAATCTACCAGGGGCTTTCTCCTATGAGGTTTATGAATCTAAACATCAATTTAGAGGAGAGCCATGGGGAGGTTATACTCGTCGAAACGAGATCCGTAGGAAAATATTCGAAGATGGAAGTTTAGTGGAAGATCAATTTATAACTGAGAATACAGCATGGGTAATGTATGACCCTCTTTTACCTGAATGA
- a CDS encoding helix-turn-helix domain-containing protein produces MAKTIYTEEYKIFQKLLKKAREEAGLTQVDVAEALKAPQSFISKIEAGDRRIDVIEFWNLAKLYKKPVDFFFKFDDKAELRSKKKSLKAASSTKKKSK; encoded by the coding sequence TTGGCTAAAACAATCTACACCGAAGAATATAAGATTTTCCAAAAATTGCTAAAAAAAGCTCGGGAAGAGGCAGGCCTTACCCAAGTGGATGTTGCCGAGGCACTTAAAGCACCCCAATCTTTCATTTCAAAAATTGAGGCCGGAGACAGAAGGATAGACGTTATCGAATTCTGGAATCTGGCAAAACTTTATAAAAAGCCAGTAGACTTCTTTTTCAAGTTTGATGATAAAGCAGAACTCAGATCCAAGAAGAAGTCCCTAAAAGCTGCAAGTTCTACCAAGAAAAAATCTAAGTAA
- a CDS encoding LA_3696 family protein produces MATPMFRRMPRKLEEVLGDNGTDEFVDFINDSFAANKENVMELVFERFEKRLSEELNAFRAEYKADIAELRLEIHKLLSIQTRWMLGAIVALTGIFSIITKM; encoded by the coding sequence ATGGCAACGCCTATGTTTCGCAGAATGCCGCGAAAATTAGAAGAAGTTTTGGGTGATAATGGAACGGATGAATTTGTGGACTTTATCAACGATTCTTTTGCAGCTAATAAGGAGAATGTAATGGAACTTGTTTTCGAAAGATTTGAAAAGAGACTCTCGGAAGAATTAAACGCATTTCGAGCCGAATATAAAGCGGATATTGCGGAATTACGATTAGAAATTCACAAACTTTTATCGATTCAGACTAGATGGATGTTGGGTGCAATTGTAGCTTTGACCGGAATTTTTTCCATTATAACAAAAATGTAA